From the genome of Winogradskyella forsetii, one region includes:
- a CDS encoding class I SAM-dependent methyltransferase encodes MDINENKLNTLLGKMVTEMGAAAIGPLIIIGDTLGIYKAMEATGSATSTELSKASGVNERYLREWLSAHAASGYIEYNDTDEKFTLTPEQAFVFSNPDSPVLMTGAYYAISSMYHDVPTMQKAFKSGEGVSWGDHHSCLFCGTEKFFRPSYATNLVQTWLPALDGVVEKLQKGAKVADVGCGHAASTMIMAKAFPNSEFIGFDFHQGSIDHAALHAKESGLDNISFQLATAKDFPGHDYDLVTFFDCLHDMGDPEGACAHTVKALKPDGSCMIVEPFANDTLKDNINPVSRAFYSFSTLLCTPSSMSQEVGLALGAQAGEKRLSEVALKGGFNHFRRATETPFNLILEARL; translated from the coding sequence ATGGACATTAATGAAAACAAGTTAAACACACTTTTAGGCAAAATGGTTACCGAAATGGGAGCCGCAGCAATTGGACCACTTATTATTATTGGTGATACACTGGGGATTTATAAAGCAATGGAAGCAACAGGTAGTGCAACCTCTACAGAACTTTCTAAAGCATCAGGCGTAAACGAACGGTATTTAAGAGAATGGTTATCTGCGCATGCTGCTTCAGGGTATATTGAGTATAATGATACCGACGAAAAATTCACCTTAACACCAGAACAAGCCTTTGTATTTAGTAATCCGGATAGTCCAGTATTAATGACTGGTGCTTATTATGCCATATCCTCTATGTATCATGATGTACCAACAATGCAAAAAGCATTTAAGTCTGGCGAAGGCGTATCTTGGGGAGATCATCACAGTTGTTTATTCTGTGGTACAGAAAAATTCTTTAGGCCATCTTACGCTACAAATTTGGTACAGACTTGGTTGCCAGCTCTGGATGGTGTGGTAGAAAAATTACAAAAAGGAGCAAAAGTTGCCGATGTAGGTTGTGGTCATGCTGCCTCTACAATGATTATGGCAAAAGCATTTCCAAATTCAGAATTTATAGGTTTCGATTTTCATCAAGGTTCAATAGATCATGCCGCTTTACATGCCAAAGAATCTGGATTGGATAATATTTCTTTTCAATTAGCAACAGCAAAGGACTTTCCTGGTCATGATTATGACCTCGTCACTTTTTTCGATTGTCTACATGATATGGGTGATCCAGAAGGTGCTTGCGCCCATACGGTAAAAGCATTAAAACCTGATGGTTCTTGTATGATTGTTGAACCGTTTGCTAATGATACTTTAAAAGATAACATCAACCCTGTTAGTAGGGCTTTTTACTCGTTTTCAACCTTATTGTGTACGCCAAGTTCTATGAGTCAAGAAGTAGGCTTGGCATTAGGTGCTCAAGCCGGTGAAAAACGATTAAGTGAAGTGGCGCTAAAAGGAGGCTTTAATCACTTTAGAAGAGCTACAGAAACGCCTTTTAATTTAATACTTGAGGCTAGGCTTTAA
- a CDS encoding hybrid sensor histidine kinase/response regulator transcription factor, producing MVINYGFIVAAQNFKIFCLFIITLFFSSTFAQTYPDFHSIKYYTLEDGLSQVSTNDLLLDKSGFIWIATQDGLNRFDGHEFKHFKHKAIDSTTLSGNLTNKLLQDTKGNIWIGTIGNGLNYFNPFKSVFHRIKLEHSRNENEIISALAEDDNGAIWVASRVSGLHKIEYEDTGTFKQTNFLYKQPLSALLHDNQKNLWAGDFEGNIYKLDTTDGKSFQNSVETVVKGNVQSLYNTGKHLLIGSDYGFFIYDFETKKSHLVELEFSGIFETKHVLAFLQHEAEMVWIATGNGLYLFDWNQEKVVKKIQYLGNGDKGLSNNTVQALLKLSDNKLLVGTANYLNLIDFSKPYFNNISKNRKGQHLLNDNVIFSILKDGDDLWIGTSDGGLNLIRNDNTYYLTEDENNPTSISGAVVRAIAKDEENNRMWFATTRGLSMLDLNDFNPSNPKFMVFHHDPENPNTINGDFLKDIVLDKNNNIWGATYGHGIFRLELDSNNEVNVYRYQNESDNGNSLKNDFTDCILVDKQNNILVGGQGGLTKLSFSEPNYKTPKFDNYYKNSSLQKSLSHNSVYDILIDEKERIWLGTRYGLNLFLGNNEFESWTEQDQFPNAVIYSIQNDTSGNLWLGTNDGLVNYNPETDIFAHYGVEDGIQSKEFDIHARYKDSEGIIYMGGIGGVTYFQPSDLKNIDDPKPLYFSQLKIKDEIIKPSYSNNILVNSLSETKDLKFKQNQFPFYLQFSAIDFRLQKNIKYGYKLLPNDKNWNMLEDKKIQFLNLPSGDYKLQVNGFSRGEIWNQPPLEMDLKVLPPLWATWWAYVLYVLVLGYITYVFYNFQLSKKLAIAERNKLKALNTLKSNLYTNITHEFRTPLTVILGLSETIKDDLNAQNYDTANEAIGIIERNGKDLLLLVNQLLGLSKAESGTMELNQIQADIIPFLRYICESFQSLAKTKHIDITTYFETESLIMDFDDDKLQIIISNLLSNAIKFSEDSEKIIFHVNSENIDEVESMVIKVKDYGVGIPEKAIAHIFDRFYQVENSYSKAGKGTGIGLALTKELVMLMNGEISVKSTERKGTEFKVIIPITRNSKTSSENLTKPLDVLKEGNVEQEWSLQLFDTDVNLPKALIIEDHKDVAYYLRLCLQDKYHCIFANNGNLGLEKAFDTIPDIVICDVMMPERDGFEVCKLLKTDERTDHIPIIMLTAKTSEKDRLEGLQQGADAYLTKPFLKAELLTRLDQLIILRKRITQSFAKNKFSQILISKDTTPETKFLQKVIQIIQSHMDDPNLGSRHIAQKMRMSESQIYRKLKAITGKSTAVFIRSVRLEKAKDLIQSSEKSISEIAYEVGFNDPSWFSRAFKEEFGQSPSAIHR from the coding sequence GTGGTTATTAATTACGGTTTTATAGTTGCAGCGCAAAATTTTAAAATATTTTGCCTCTTTATAATTACGCTGTTTTTTTCTTCAACCTTTGCACAAACTTATCCAGATTTCCATAGTATTAAATACTACACCTTAGAAGATGGCCTGTCTCAAGTTTCAACAAATGATCTTTTACTGGATAAATCAGGCTTTATATGGATAGCTACACAAGATGGTTTAAATCGGTTTGATGGTCATGAGTTTAAGCATTTTAAGCACAAAGCAATCGACTCGACTACCTTATCGGGAAATCTTACCAATAAATTATTACAAGACACAAAAGGAAATATTTGGATAGGAACAATTGGAAATGGACTCAACTATTTTAATCCATTTAAATCCGTGTTTCACCGAATTAAATTAGAGCACTCTAGGAATGAAAATGAAATTATTTCAGCTTTAGCTGAAGATGATAACGGCGCAATTTGGGTGGCATCACGAGTGAGCGGTTTGCACAAAATTGAGTATGAAGATACAGGTACTTTTAAACAAACTAATTTTTTATACAAACAACCTTTAAGCGCTTTACTACATGATAACCAAAAGAATTTATGGGCAGGCGATTTTGAAGGGAATATTTATAAACTTGATACAACAGATGGGAAATCATTTCAAAATAGTGTTGAAACCGTCGTAAAAGGAAATGTTCAATCCTTATATAATACAGGAAAACATTTGCTTATTGGGAGTGATTATGGGTTTTTTATATATGATTTTGAAACTAAAAAAAGCCATTTAGTAGAGCTCGAATTTTCTGGTATTTTTGAAACCAAACATGTTCTTGCCTTTTTACAACATGAAGCTGAAATGGTCTGGATCGCAACAGGAAATGGGCTTTACCTTTTTGATTGGAATCAGGAAAAAGTAGTTAAGAAAATCCAATATTTAGGAAATGGAGACAAGGGATTAAGCAATAATACAGTTCAGGCATTATTGAAACTTTCCGATAATAAATTACTTGTTGGCACAGCAAATTATTTGAACCTAATTGATTTTAGCAAACCGTATTTTAATAACATTTCCAAAAACAGGAAAGGGCAACACTTACTAAATGATAACGTTATATTTTCAATTTTAAAGGATGGCGATGATTTATGGATTGGAACTTCGGATGGAGGACTTAATTTAATAAGAAATGATAACACTTATTATTTAACTGAAGACGAAAATAATCCGACGAGTATTTCGGGAGCTGTGGTAAGAGCTATTGCAAAGGATGAAGAAAATAATAGAATGTGGTTCGCTACAACTAGGGGACTTAGCATGCTAGATTTAAACGATTTTAATCCCAGTAATCCTAAATTCATGGTTTTCCATCATGATCCAGAAAATCCGAACACGATAAATGGCGATTTTTTAAAAGATATAGTTTTAGATAAAAACAATAATATTTGGGGAGCCACTTATGGTCACGGTATATTTAGACTAGAACTAGATAGTAACAATGAGGTCAATGTATATCGTTATCAAAATGAAAGTGATAATGGAAATTCGTTAAAAAATGACTTTACAGATTGCATATTAGTAGATAAACAAAACAATATTTTGGTTGGTGGTCAAGGCGGATTAACTAAACTAAGCTTTTCTGAACCTAATTATAAAACTCCAAAATTTGATAATTACTATAAGAATTCAAGCCTACAAAAATCACTCTCCCATAATTCTGTTTATGATATATTAATTGATGAGAAAGAACGAATTTGGTTAGGGACAAGGTATGGTCTAAATCTTTTTTTAGGGAACAATGAATTTGAATCGTGGACAGAACAAGACCAATTCCCTAATGCTGTCATTTATAGTATTCAAAATGATACCTCTGGCAATCTTTGGTTAGGTACAAATGATGGACTAGTTAATTATAATCCTGAAACTGATATTTTTGCCCATTATGGAGTAGAAGACGGTATCCAGAGCAAAGAGTTTGACATTCATGCAAGGTATAAAGATTCTGAAGGTATCATTTATATGGGAGGCATTGGAGGTGTGACTTACTTTCAACCTAGCGACCTTAAAAATATAGATGATCCTAAACCCCTTTATTTTTCTCAATTAAAAATAAAGGACGAAATAATTAAACCAAGTTATTCTAATAATATACTTGTTAATTCATTGTCTGAAACTAAGGACTTAAAGTTTAAACAGAACCAATTTCCATTTTATCTACAATTCTCTGCAATAGATTTTCGTCTTCAGAAGAATATAAAATATGGCTACAAGCTATTGCCAAATGATAAAAATTGGAACATGCTTGAAGATAAAAAAATTCAATTTTTAAATCTGCCGTCTGGTGATTATAAACTTCAAGTTAATGGATTTTCAAGGGGGGAAATATGGAACCAACCGCCTTTAGAAATGGATTTAAAAGTCCTGCCGCCACTTTGGGCAACTTGGTGGGCTTATGTTTTGTATGTGCTTGTTTTAGGTTATATAACGTATGTCTTCTATAATTTTCAATTGTCTAAAAAACTAGCCATTGCAGAACGTAATAAACTTAAAGCACTAAATACCCTAAAGAGTAACTTATATACCAATATTACACATGAGTTTAGAACACCTCTTACTGTGATATTGGGTTTAAGCGAAACCATAAAAGATGATCTTAACGCGCAAAATTATGACACCGCTAATGAGGCAATAGGCATTATTGAACGTAATGGTAAAGATTTGCTTCTGCTTGTAAATCAACTGTTGGGTCTAAGTAAAGCTGAAAGTGGAACGATGGAATTAAACCAAATCCAAGCAGATATTATTCCTTTTTTAAGATATATCTGTGAGAGCTTTCAATCCTTGGCAAAAACAAAGCATATAGACATCACAACCTATTTTGAAACCGAAAGTCTAATAATGGATTTTGATGATGATAAACTTCAAATTATTATATCTAATTTATTATCAAATGCTATTAAATTTTCTGAGGATAGCGAGAAAATTATCTTCCATGTGAATAGTGAAAATATTGATGAGGTTGAATCTATGGTGATAAAAGTAAAAGATTATGGCGTTGGAATCCCTGAAAAAGCGATAGCACATATTTTTGATCGCTTTTATCAGGTTGAAAATTCGTATTCAAAAGCAGGAAAAGGTACAGGGATTGGTTTAGCACTGACCAAAGAATTAGTGATGCTTATGAATGGGGAAATTTCAGTAAAAAGTACGGAACGAAAAGGTACTGAGTTTAAGGTTATAATCCCTATCACTCGAAATTCAAAAACTTCGAGTGAAAACTTAACCAAACCACTGGATGTATTAAAAGAGGGAAATGTTGAACAAGAATGGTCATTGCAACTTTTTGATACTGACGTTAACCTGCCAAAAGCTTTAATTATTGAAGATCATAAAGATGTTGCTTATTATTTGAGATTGTGTTTACAAGACAAGTACCATTGCATTTTTGCGAATAATGGAAATTTAGGATTGGAAAAAGCATTTGATACCATTCCAGATATTGTAATTTGTGATGTCATGATGCCTGAACGAGATGGTTTTGAGGTGTGTAAGTTATTGAAAACTGATGAGCGCACAGATCATATTCCGATTATAATGCTTACTGCAAAGACCTCCGAAAAAGATAGACTTGAAGGTTTGCAACAAGGGGCTGATGCTTATTTGACTAAACCATTTTTAAAAGCCGAATTACTAACTCGGTTAGATCAGCTCATCATTCTTCGTAAGCGAATCACACAATCCTTTGCAAAAAATAAATTTTCTCAAATATTAATTTCTAAAGATACTACTCCCGAAACAAAATTTCTTCAGAAGGTCATTCAGATTATTCAAAGTCATATGGATGATCCAAATTTAGGATCCAGACATATCGCTCAAAAAATGCGTATGAGTGAATCTCAAATTTACAGAAAGCTAAAAGCTATAACAGGAAAGTCTACGGCAGTGTTTATTCGTTCTGTACGTTTAGAAAAAGCAAAAGACCTCATTCAAAGCAGCGAAAAATCTATTTCTGAAATCGCTTATGAAGTAGGTTTCAATGACCCATCTTGGTTCAGTCGTGCATTTAAAGAAGAGTTTGGTCAATCTCCTAGTGCAATACACAGATAA
- a CDS encoding cytochrome P450, whose product MNPKQNIPTVPLARFIKHSLEILKNPLPFHHQNFEEQGDVFRLKIGFKNSVIFVRDAAFAEYVLQKNQRNYTKSKIQTEDLVKYVGKGLLTSEGDHWKKQRKLIQPAFHKKQLENLLGSIQSAIVSEYTKITPNKVIDLFPILNDLAFQTVVKSLFSSAANQEDINRLQYITEAAQKMLVKELRQPYLGWWFNLSGEIQKYIDLTQEARDILKRIVNERRASAVKEHDLLDMLLDAKYDDGTSMEEEQLIDEILILFTAGHETTSNALTFAAQLLALHPKWQEEIYKERIALKSESDDLMDLVTKSKVCQQIIEETMRLYPPAYFIDRVNIEPDTFKELDIEADSNLLFSVYEMHRHPKLWERPDAFLPERFDEGSRKFSSQYFPFGAGPRKCIGNNFAMFEMIIAVSELVSTYKIHPDFDTIEITPLITLKPKNAFLKFEKRAL is encoded by the coding sequence TTGAACCCAAAACAAAACATACCAACAGTTCCTCTTGCTCGATTTATAAAACATTCACTTGAAATTTTAAAAAACCCGTTACCATTTCATCATCAAAATTTTGAAGAACAGGGCGATGTTTTCAGATTGAAAATAGGCTTTAAAAATAGCGTCATTTTTGTAAGGGATGCGGCTTTTGCAGAATATGTACTTCAAAAAAATCAACGAAATTATACCAAATCTAAAATCCAGACCGAGGATTTAGTAAAATATGTTGGTAAAGGATTGTTGACATCAGAAGGCGACCATTGGAAAAAGCAGCGTAAACTTATTCAACCTGCTTTTCATAAAAAACAATTAGAGAATCTTTTAGGAAGCATTCAAAGTGCGATAGTTTCAGAATACACTAAAATTACGCCTAACAAAGTCATTGACCTATTTCCTATTTTGAATGATTTAGCGTTTCAAACGGTTGTAAAATCGTTGTTCAGTAGTGCGGCGAATCAAGAAGACATTAATAGACTTCAATATATTACCGAAGCTGCTCAAAAAATGTTGGTTAAAGAATTACGCCAGCCCTATTTGGGTTGGTGGTTCAATTTGAGTGGCGAAATTCAAAAGTATATTGATTTAACTCAAGAAGCACGTGACATATTGAAACGAATCGTTAACGAACGCAGAGCTTCGGCTGTAAAAGAACACGATTTGTTAGACATGCTGTTAGATGCCAAATATGACGATGGTACTTCAATGGAAGAAGAACAGCTCATTGACGAAATCTTAATCTTATTTACAGCAGGACACGAAACCACATCTAATGCATTAACCTTTGCCGCCCAATTATTGGCATTGCATCCCAAATGGCAAGAAGAAATTTACAAAGAAAGAATAGCCTTAAAATCAGAAAGTGACGATCTAATGGATTTGGTAACAAAGTCAAAAGTCTGTCAACAAATCATTGAGGAGACCATGCGACTCTATCCTCCAGCGTATTTTATAGATCGTGTTAATATTGAACCAGACACTTTTAAAGAATTGGACATTGAAGCAGACTCCAATCTCTTATTTTCTGTTTACGAAATGCATCGTCATCCAAAATTATGGGAACGACCAGACGCGTTTTTACCCGAGCGTTTTGACGAAGGTTCTCGAAAATTCTCATCACAATATTTTCCATTTGGCGCAGGCCCTAGAAAATGCATCGGTAATAATTTTGCGATGTTTGAAATGATCATTGCAGTTTCAGAATTAGTTTCAACCTATAAAATTCATCCAGATTTTGATACCATTGAAATCACACCTTTGATTACTTTAAAGCCAAAAAACGCATTTTTAAAGTTCGAAAAAAGAGCGCTTTAA
- the ruvB gene encoding Holliday junction branch migration DNA helicase RuvB has protein sequence MNENLNPYNDNFTSEELDVEKKLRPLTFEDFTGQDQVLENLLVFVQAANLREEALDHTLFHGPPGLGKTTLAHILANELDVGIKVTSGPVLDKPGDLAGLLTNLEERDVLFIDEIHRLSPIVEEYLYSAMEDYKIDIMIESGPNARTVQINLNPFTLVGATTRSGLLTAPMRARFGISSRLQYYKTELLTSIVQRSASILSMPITMEAAIEIAGRSRGTPRIANALLRRVRDFAQIKGNGKIDIEIAKFALKALNVDAYGLDEMDNKILTTIIDKFKGGPVGISTIATAVSESTETIEEVYEPFLIQQGFIMRTPRGREVTEQAYKHLGKMKGPTQGGLF, from the coding sequence ATGAACGAAAACCTAAATCCATACAACGATAACTTCACATCAGAAGAACTAGATGTAGAAAAGAAGTTAAGACCCTTAACCTTTGAAGATTTTACAGGACAGGATCAGGTATTGGAAAATTTACTGGTTTTTGTCCAAGCTGCAAATCTGCGAGAAGAAGCATTAGACCATACGTTGTTTCACGGCCCTCCTGGTTTGGGTAAAACTACCTTGGCACATATTTTAGCTAATGAGTTAGATGTTGGAATTAAAGTGACTTCAGGACCGGTTTTAGACAAGCCTGGCGACTTAGCCGGTTTACTTACCAATCTTGAAGAACGCGATGTTCTGTTTATAGATGAAATCCATCGACTAAGTCCAATTGTAGAGGAGTATTTATATTCTGCAATGGAAGATTATAAGATTGATATTATGATAGAATCTGGACCGAACGCCAGAACTGTTCAAATTAATCTTAATCCATTTACCCTTGTTGGTGCAACAACTCGTTCAGGTTTATTGACAGCACCAATGCGAGCTCGTTTTGGGATCAGCAGTCGTTTACAATATTACAAAACAGAATTGTTAACTTCCATTGTTCAACGTAGTGCTTCGATTTTAAGTATGCCGATTACCATGGAAGCCGCCATTGAAATTGCAGGTAGAAGTAGAGGAACACCACGAATTGCGAATGCGTTATTAAGGCGTGTTCGAGATTTTGCACAAATTAAAGGCAATGGAAAAATCGATATCGAAATCGCCAAGTTTGCTTTAAAGGCGCTCAATGTAGATGCCTATGGCTTGGACGAAATGGATAACAAAATCTTAACCACTATTATCGATAAATTTAAAGGTGGCCCAGTGGGTATTAGTACTATCGCTACAGCAGTAAGTGAGAGCACAGAGACGATTGAAGAAGTTTACGAGCCGTTTTTAATACAGCAAGGTTTCATCATGCGTACACCTCGTGGTCGTGAAGTTACAGAGCAAGCCTATAAGCATTTGGGAAAAATGAAAGGGCCTACGCAAGGCGGCTTGTTCTAA
- a CDS encoding cytochrome c oxidase subunit I, which yields MSATIDTHSHDDDHDVHHHKETFVTKYIFSQDHKMIAKQYLITGTIMGVIGVLMSIMFRMQIAWPEQPNVLFEALLGKWAPDGVMDADIYLALVTIHGTIMVFFVLTAGLSGTFSNLLIPLQIGARDMASGFLNMVSYWLFFVSCVIMILSLFVEAGPAAAGWTIYPPLSALPMASGGSGMGMTLWLVSMAIFIASSLLGSLNYIVTIINLRTKGMSMTRLPLTIWTFFVTAILGVVSFPVLLSAALLLIMDRSFGTSFFLSDIFIQGEVLHYQGGSPVLFEHLFWFLGHPEVYIVILPAMGLVSEIMASSSRKPIFGYRAMIASILAIGFLSTIVWGHHMFISGMNPFLGSVFTFTTLLIAIPSAVKAFNWITTLWKGNLQLNPAMLFSIGFVSTFITGGLTGIILGDSALDINVHDTYFVIAHFHLVMGISALYGMFAGIYHWYPRMFGRMLNKNLGYIHFWITAICAYGVFFPMHFIGMAGLPRRYYTNSNFPLFDDLANANVVITVFAIIGGVAQIIYLYNFFSSIFFGKKAEQNPWRSTTLEWTAPVKHIHGNWPGAIPHVYRWSYDYSKPGHDDDFVPQNVPMFEGEEELQH from the coding sequence ATGTCAGCAACTATAGATACACACAGTCACGACGACGATCACGACGTACATCATCACAAGGAAACATTTGTAACAAAGTATATATTTAGCCAAGATCATAAAATGATTGCTAAACAGTACCTTATTACAGGAACAATAATGGGAGTTATTGGTGTTTTAATGTCTATCATGTTCCGAATGCAAATTGCATGGCCCGAACAGCCTAATGTTTTGTTCGAAGCATTATTAGGTAAATGGGCTCCAGATGGCGTAATGGATGCAGATATTTATTTAGCATTGGTAACCATTCATGGGACGATTATGGTATTCTTTGTCCTAACAGCAGGTTTAAGTGGTACTTTTAGTAACCTTTTAATTCCATTGCAAATTGGAGCACGGGATATGGCATCTGGGTTTCTTAATATGGTATCCTATTGGTTATTCTTTGTCTCTTGTGTAATAATGATTCTGTCATTGTTCGTAGAAGCTGGACCAGCTGCAGCAGGATGGACCATCTATCCACCATTATCTGCCTTGCCGATGGCATCAGGTGGATCTGGAATGGGTATGACGCTTTGGTTAGTGTCTATGGCAATTTTCATTGCGTCCTCTCTATTAGGTTCACTAAATTACATTGTTACGATCATAAACTTACGTACTAAGGGTATGTCCATGACAAGATTGCCATTGACGATATGGACCTTCTTTGTAACTGCTATTTTAGGTGTGGTTTCATTCCCGGTTTTACTATCTGCAGCCTTATTGTTAATTATGGATAGAAGTTTTGGGACTTCATTCTTCTTATCGGATATTTTTATTCAAGGGGAAGTATTACATTACCAAGGTGGATCACCAGTATTGTTTGAGCACTTATTTTGGTTCTTAGGTCACCCAGAAGTTTATATCGTTATTTTACCAGCCATGGGATTAGTATCTGAAATTATGGCTAGTAGTTCACGTAAGCCAATCTTTGGATATCGTGCAATGATTGCATCTATTCTGGCCATCGGATTTTTATCTACTATTGTTTGGGGTCACCACATGTTTATTTCAGGGATGAATCCATTCCTAGGATCTGTATTCACATTTACAACATTATTGATAGCGATACCATCAGCAGTAAAAGCGTTTAACTGGATTACCACGCTGTGGAAAGGAAATCTACAATTGAATCCGGCTATGTTATTTTCCATTGGTTTCGTTTCTACGTTTATTACGGGTGGATTAACAGGAATCATATTAGGCGATAGTGCTTTAGATATCAATGTTCATGATACGTATTTCGTAATTGCACACTTCCACTTAGTAATGGGTATTTCTGCACTTTACGGTATGTTTGCTGGTATCTACCATTGGTATCCGAGAATGTTTGGTCGTATGCTAAACAAAAATTTAGGTTATATACACTTTTGGATTACGGCAATTTGTGCTTACGGTGTGTTCTTCCCAATGCACTTTATAGGCATGGCAGGTTTACCAAGACGTTATTATACCAATTCAAACTTTCCACTATTTGATGATTTAGCCAATGCAAATGTGGTTATTACCGTATTTGCTATTATCGGAGGTGTTGCTCAAATTATTTATTTATATAACTTCTTTTCAAGTATTTTCTTTGGAAAGAAAGCAGAGCAAAACCCATGGAGATCTACTACATTAGAGTGGACGGCACCAGTAAAACATATACACGGTAACTGGCCAGGTGCGATACCTCACGTTTACCGTTGGTCTTACGATTACAGCAAGCCTGGACATGATGATGACTTTGTGCCTCAGAATGTACCGATGTTTGAAGGGGAAGAGGAATTACAGCATTAA
- a CDS encoding cytochrome c oxidase subunit II, whose protein sequence is MTALLTIIIVLFAAVAIWQMVKIFDLAQVGTTSSPVATDHDNNINGYMMIGFLIFIYIITILSFWYLGDLPLVSNAASEHGPGLDNLMIISMVVIFIVQTVTQFLLHYFAFKYRGEKGKKALFYADNNTLEFIWTIIPVIVLAGLIIYGLFTWNDIMNIDEDDDPMVIELYAQQFNWKARYSGADNVLGKANVRLIDIDRANVLGIDEDDPNAQDDVIVTELHLPAGQPVLFKMRSQDVLHSAYMPHFRAQMNCVPGMVTQFGFTPTVTTAEMRESPDMVEKVKHINELRLERKAEIEEAGQELVYEFDYLLLCNKICGKSHYNMQMKIIVETQEEFDAWMKEQKTFPNSLN, encoded by the coding sequence ATGACTGCTTTATTAACGATTATAATTGTACTCTTTGCAGCTGTTGCCATATGGCAAATGGTAAAGATTTTTGATTTGGCTCAAGTTGGCACAACGAGTTCTCCTGTGGCAACCGACCACGATAACAATATCAATGGCTATATGATGATAGGTTTTTTGATATTTATTTATATCATAACCATTCTTAGTTTTTGGTATTTAGGTGATTTACCATTGGTATCTAATGCGGCTTCAGAACATGGGCCAGGGCTTGATAATTTGATGATTATCTCTATGGTGGTCATATTTATAGTACAAACTGTTACGCAATTTTTACTACATTATTTTGCTTTTAAATATAGAGGTGAAAAAGGAAAGAAAGCTTTGTTCTATGCCGATAATAATACTTTAGAATTTATTTGGACTATAATTCCTGTAATCGTTTTGGCTGGGTTAATCATTTATGGATTATTTACTTGGAATGATATTATGAATATCGACGAAGACGACGACCCAATGGTGATTGAATTGTATGCACAACAATTTAACTGGAAAGCGCGCTATAGCGGTGCAGACAACGTATTAGGAAAAGCTAATGTAAGATTGATAGATATAGATCGTGCCAATGTTTTAGGTATTGATGAAGACGATCCAAATGCGCAAGACGATGTTATTGTGACGGAACTTCATTTACCAGCAGGTCAACCGGTATTATTTAAAATGCGATCACAAGATGTGTTGCACTCCGCGTATATGCCACACTTTAGAGCACAGATGAACTGTGTGCCAGGTATGGTAACCCAATTCGGTTTTACACCTACAGTAACAACTGCTGAGATGCGAGAGAGTCCGGATATGGTGGAAAAAGTGAAGCATATTAATGAGCTTAGGTTAGAACGTAAAGCCGAGATTGAAGAAGCAGGACAAGAATTGGTTTATGAATTCGACTACTTATTATTATGTAATAAGATTTGTGGTAAGTCCCACTACAATATGCAGATGAAGATTATAGTAGAAACGCAAGAAGAGTTTGATGCATGGATGAAAGAACAGAAAACCTTTCCAAATTCATTAAATTAA